GGCTCGATGCGCCCCGACGGGCCGGCCACGGTCTGGGTGCGGCTGCTGCACCCGGTGGTCGAGGGCGAGGAGCCCTCACCGCTGATGCGCGTCGCCGCCGCCGCCGACTTCGGCAACGGGGTGAGCTCGATGCTGCCCTGGGAGAGCTCGCTCTTCATCAACCCGGAGCTGACCGTGTACGTCCACCGCCCCCCCGCCGGGCAATGGATCTGCCTGGACGCCCGCAGCGAGCTCAGCCCCGCCGGGGTGGGGGTCGCGCACAGCGTGCTCAGCGACACCCGCGGCTCGATCGGCCATGCTCTCCAGGCGCTGCTCGTCGACCGGCGCTGACCCCGACCGCCTCAGCCGCGCCGCCGCCGGCTCGGGCGATTCGCACCAGGGCTGATCTCCGGAAATCGCCTAGAGTTTTGCCGATGGAGCGTTGCCGCCGTCCGACCTGCCCGGCGCCGAAGCCGGCCGGCCCCGGTTGATCGACCCGCATCCGCCCGGCGGCGCCGCCGTCCGGATCCGTGGCCTCGAGCACGAGTACGGGCGCGGCGGCCGCCGCCTCCAGGTGCTCCGCGGCGTCGACCTCGACATCGAGGCCGGCGATCACATCGCCCTCACCGGCCCGTCGGGGGCGGGGAAGAGCACCCTGCTCTCCCTGGTCGGTGGCCTCGAGCGGCCGCAGCGCGGGGAGCTGCGAGTGGACGGCCAGGAGCTCTCCCGGCTGCGCGGCGACGCGCTGAGCGGCTACCGCCGGCGCACCGTCGGCTTCGTGTTCCAGCACTTCGGGCTGGTCCAGGTGCTCACCGCACGCGAGAACCTCGAGCTCGCCCTCTCCCTGTCCGGGGTGCCGCGGGCGATGCGCACCGCCCGCGCCGAGGCGCTGCTCGGCCAGGTCGGCCTCGGCGACCGCGCCGACCACCGTCCCGCCCAGCTCAGCGGCGGCGAGCAGCAGCGGGTGGCGATCGCCCGGGCGCTCGCCCACCGGCCCCGGCTGCTGCTCGCCGACGAGCCCACCGGCAACCTCGACGAGGACGCCTCGGCCCTGGTGCTCGACCTGATCGACCGGCTGCGGGCGGAGAGCGGCTGCACCCTGGTGGTGGTCACCCACAACCCGGCGGTGGCCGCCCGCGCCCCCCGGAGGGCGCGCCTCGCCGCCGGGAGGGTGCGGGCGTGAGCCACCGCGACGCGCTGATGCTGGCGGTGCGCAGCCTGCTGCGGCGGCCGCTGCGCAGCGCCCTGACCGTCGCCGCGGTGACCCTGGGGACCGGCCTCCTGGTGGCGCTCACCGCCATCGCCGGCACCGCCGACAGCCGGATCATCAACGAGCTCGGCAGGGGCGGCCCCGCCTCCGCGATCAAGGTGGTCGCCGCCGAGCCCGACCCCTCGGCGCCGGACACCGATCAGCTGCGCACCGGGCGGCCCCGCGACCTCGACGAGGCGGCGGTGCGCGCGATCCGCCGGGCCCCCGACGTCGCCTCGGTGGAGGGGGTGCTCCAGACCCCGGTCGAGGTCATCGCGCTGCCCCCGCTCCACGGCCTGCGCACCGGCGCCGGCGGCAGCCAGCGGCCCACCCCCTTCGAGGACAACCTGGTCGGCGCCGACCTCAGCCGGCCTCGCGACCTGCCGGTCACCGTGCTCGCCGGCCGGCTGCCCGCCACCCACTCGCTCACCGAGGTGGCGGTGACCCTCGGCTACCTCGACCGCCTGACCCTGAGCGTCGACCACCCCGAGGAGGCGCTCGGCACCGAGATCGAGTTCGGCGCCCCGCAGGTCGAGACCGGCAGCACGGTGCGCCTCCGCGGCCGCTGGTTCCGGGCGCGGGTGGTCGGGGTGGTCGCCCAGCAGGTCGGCGACGGCGACTTCCTCGTCCCCCTCGACCAGACCCGGCTGGCGCGCACCTGGGAGCTCGGCGGCGGCCAGGACCCCGACGGCAACCGGCTGCCCACCTCCCCGTACAGCGGGCTGATCGTGGTCGCTTCCAACCTCGACCAGGTGCACACCGTCCGCGCCTCGATCACCGTGCTCGGCTACGCCACCAGCGCTCCGGAGCACCTGGTCGCCTCGGTGCTCAAGTACCTCCACGTCGTCGACATCGTGCTCGGCGGCATCGGCACCATCGCCCTGGTGATCGCGGTGCTGGGGATCGCCAACGCGCTCTTCGCGGCGGTGCGCGAGCGCCAGCGCGAGATCGGCGTGCTGAAGGCGATCGGCGCCCGCGACCGCGACGTGCTGCGCTGGTTCGAGCTCGAGGCGCTGCTGGTGGGCGCCGCGGGCGGGGTGCTGGGGGGCGCCCTGGGCCTCGGCGTCGCCGCGGTCGTCGGCGGGGTGGTCAACGGCTACCTGGTCGCCCAGGGGCTCGACGGCATCGACCTCGGCAGCATCCCCTGGGGCCTCGGCCTGTTCGGGGTGGCGGGGAGCATGGTGCTCGCGGTGCTGGCGGGGGCGCTGCCCGCGCTCCGCGCCGCGCGGCTGCCCGCCCGCGACGCGGTGGGCTCGCTGTGAGCCGCCGCGCGATCGCGGCGCTGCTCGGAGCGGTGTCGCTGCTGCTCGCCGGCTGCAGCCCCGGGCCGACCGTGCGCACCGCCGGTGTCGCCCTCCCCGGCGCGGGCGACGGCCCCACCCTCGTCGACGTCGCCGTCGGCGCCAGCGAGACCGTCGGCGCGGGCACCCAGGACCGGCTGCGCTCGGCCTGGCCGCAGCTGCTCTACCTCACCGCGCTGCAGCGGGGCGCGGTCTTCTACAACTTCGGCATCCCCGGCGCCACCGTGGCCCAGGCGCTGGCCGCCGAGCTGCCCCCGGCGCTGGCCGCCCGCCCCGACCTGGTCACCGTCTGGCTGAACGTCAACGACCTGCTCGCCGCGGTGCCGGTGGCGCAGTACGAGAGCCGGCTGACCCGGCTGGTCCACGCCCTGCGGCGGAGCGGCGCCACCCGGGTGCTGGTCGCCAACACCCCGTGGCTCGACAGGCTCCCCGCCTACCTCGCCTGCCTGCCCGACGCACCGGTCACCGCCGCCCCCTGCGGCCTGACCGGGATGTCGGCGCCGCCGCCGGCGGCGCTGGACGCGCTGGTGGACGAGTACAACGCGGCCATCGCCCGGGTGGTGGTGCGCGAGGGCGCGGAGCTGGTCGACCTGCACGCCTTCGGGGAGGTGCCGGAGCTGCATCCGGAGTACGTCAGCGAGGACGGCTTCCACCCCAGCGAGAGCGGCCACGCCGCCATCGCCGCCGCGTTCGCCGCGGTGCTCCGCCGCTCCCGCGGCACCTGAGCGTCAGGACCCGGCGGCGCCGGCTCAGCCGCCCGGGGACGCGGCTCCGAGCCGGCGCAGCAGCCCGCGGATGGCGACGCAGGCGGCGGCGACCCCGGCGGTGAACCCGACGGTGTCGGCCCAGTCGCCGGCCAGCGGCCGGCTGGCGGCCACCACCACCGGCGTCACCACCGCGGCGGCGAGGACGATCAGGCCCAGCCGGAGCGTCAGGGTGCGGTCGGGTCGGGGTGCCCGGGACATGTGCTGTCAGCCTACGCCCGGCGACCGGGGTGCGGTAGCGCGATGAGGGTTCCTCATCCGGATCGAGAAACTGTCAATCATGGCCGCGGTCCACCCAGGGGGGCACCCGGCCGCCGTTGGACTCGGCGACCGCCCTGCGCTCCTCCGGTCGCATCATCCGCCAGCAGCGGAAGCAGAGACGGCGGCCGGCGGGGAGCTCGGTCACCTGGCAGAGCATGCACAGCGCGGTCAGGGGCGGGCTCGGCTCAGCCATCACCGCGCAGCCGCCGCCCGACCAGCTCGGTGACCCGTGCGGTGAGCCGGTCGCAGAGCTCGCCGGCGGCGCGGCCGGCCTCGGAGACGCTGACCCCGTCGCCGCCCCAGGCCGCCACCGCCAGCCCGGCGCCCAGCAGCACCTCGATCTCCGGTGTCGGCTGATCCAGGGCGCCGCTGCGCAGCGCCCGCAGCGCCGTCCGCCGCCTGCCGTCGGCGACGGCGCCGAGGACGCCGGTGAGCATCTCCTCGACCGCGGCGGCGAGGTCGTCGCCGTTCGCCACCAGCCGATCGCGGTGGGTCGGCCCGGTGGCGGTCTCGTCGAGGGCGTCGAGGCGGTCGCGCGCCTGGATCCGGTGCCAGAGGCGGTCGGCGACGCCCTCGGCGAGGGCGTCCACCGTCTCGGTCACCCCGCCGCGGCGCGCGGCGCGCCCACCGCGGCGATGGCGCGGACGTGGGTCGCGAAGGCGCGCGCCGCGTCGTTGCGGGGACCTCCCTCGACGTGCACCATCCGGAAGAAGCGGGAGAGGTCGACGCCGTCGACGTCCACCGCCGCGACCTCGCCCTCGGCGACCGCCTCGGCGACGCTGGTGCTGGAGAGCAGCGCCACCCCCATCCCCGCCGCCACCGCGGTGACGATCGCGCGAACGCTCGAGAGCTCGATGCGCAGGTTGAGCTCGGCGAGCGACACCCCGAGCCGTTCCTCCACCAGCGCGCGGCTTCCCGAGCCCGGCTCGCGGGCGATCAGCGGCGCCTCCAGCAGCTCCTCCCGGGTGATGTGGCAGCGCTCGGCGAAGGGGTGGTCGTGGGCGCAGACCACCACCATCTGGTCGCGCTGGTAGGGGGTCTCGACGAGGTGTCCGCCGGTGCTGAGCGAGCCCTCGACCAGGGCGACGTCGAGCTCGCCGGCGAGCACGGCGTGCTCGATCTCCCGGGTGTTCTGCACCCGCACCGAGACCCGCACCTCGGGGTGGTCGCGGAGGTAGTCGGAGAGCATCAGCGAGAGCGAGTGGTCGGCGATGCTCAGGGTTGCGCCGAGGCGGAACTGGCCGCGGACGCCGGAGCGGATCGCCGCCGCCTCGCGCTCCAGCAGCGCACCCTGCTCGACGATGGCGCGGGCGCGCTCGAGGACGACCTCGCCGGCCCGGGTGAGCCGCCAGCCCGGGGGACGGCGGTCGAGCAGCGCCAGCCGCAGCCCGCGTTCCAGGCCCGCGACCTGCACCGACACACCCGACTGGCTCAGGTGCAGCCGCTCCGCCGCGGTCCGGAAATTGCGGGTCTCGGCGACCGCGCAGAAGGCGCGGAGCTGGGTGAGCGTGATGTTCAGGCTGGCATCCCCCCGGCAGTGCCGTCACCGAAACCACCATTATCACCCGCCATCGGAGCCTCTGTGCGGGCGTTCGGGGGAACGGCGCCCCGCTCCGCGCATTCGCCGGTATCGCCGTCGGCGTGGCTGTGGTACACCCGCCGTCGAGGAGGCCCCAGCTTGTGATTGACGTCCGCCCACACACCCGGCCGGCGGCGGTGTCGTCCCCGGCGGTCGCCGGGACGGGCTCGCACCTGACCTGGGCGCTGGTCTGGTGGCGCTGGCTGGCGTGCGCGGTGGCCGCGGCGGTCTGGAGCGTCCGCGGCTCCGGGCACGACGGCGCCCGCGGGGTGGCGCTGGTCGGCACCGCGGTGCTCGCCACCGCGGTCGTCACCGTCGCCGGCCGGCACGGCTGGGAGGCGGTCCGCCGGCACCCGTCGCTGCTGGTGCCCGACCTCCTCCTCGCCGCGCTGCTGATCGCCCTCGGCGGGGTCGACAGCTTCCTCCTCTACGCGCTCGCGCCGGTGCTCGCCGGCGCCATCCTGCTGCCCCGTGGCCTCGGCCTCGCCGTCAGCCCGGCGGCGCTTCTGGTCGCCTGCACCGCCCTGACCCTGGCCGGGCTGCGACCCCCCGGGGGCCCGGAGCCGGGAGCCCTCACCTGGGCGGTCGCCGCCGGCGCGGTGCTCGCCTGCCTGGTGCTCGCCGAGGCGGTCCGCGCCGCCGACCGCGCCGCCGAGGACGCCGCCTGCGAGGCGGCGCTGCGCTCGGCGCTGGAGCACAGGAACGCCGAGCTGCTGCAGCGCAACCGCGAGCTGCAGGCCTTCGAGGAGATCGCCTCGACGATGCAGACGACCATGGACGTCACCGAGGTGCAGGAGCGGGTGGTGGTGGGGGTCACCGAGCTGCTCGGCTACCCCCGTGCGGTGCTCGGGCTGTGCGACCCCACCGAGACCCGGATGACCGGCTGGCTCGCCGCCACCGGCGGCCGCCGCACCCCCGGCGTCGGACACCTCTTCGACCTCGACCTCGGCGCCCGGGACGGGGTGCTGACCCACGCCCTCGAGCAGCGCGCCCCGAGCATGGTGGGCACCGAGGACGCCGAGTCCGACGCCGACCGCAGGCTGATGGCGCTCTTCGGGCCGGAGCCGCGGTCGATCGTGGTGGTCCCGGTGCGCTGCCGCGGGCACCTGGTCGGCGGCCTGCTGGTGCAGGCGCCCACCGACGGCGCCGCCCTCGACGCCGAGACCTCCGCGATCCTCGAGCGGCTCGCCACCCAGGCCGGGCTCGCCCTCTCCAACGTGCGCCTGTGCGTGGAGCGGACCCAGAAGCTCACCCAGGAGCAGGAGCGGATGCGGATCGCGTCCGACATGCACGACGGGATCGCCCAGGCGCTCTTCGGCATCGTCTACCAGCTCGACGGCTGCGCCCGGCAGGCGGGCTCGGAGTCGCCGATGCGCCGCCTGCTCGAGGAGCTGGGGCAGGTCGCCCAGGACGCCCTCGAGGAGGTGCGTCACGCCATCTTCGACATCTGGCCGGCGCACCTCACCGAGACCGAGCTGCTCACCGAGCTGGGCAGCTCGGTGCAGTCGCTGGCGCCCGGGCTGACCCTGCGCACCGCGGTGCCGGCCGGCTTCGGCAGCCTCGACATCGAGGTCCGCAAGGTGATCTTCCGCATCGCCCAGGAGGCGGTCACGAACGCCGCCAAGCACGCCGAGGCCCGCCACGTTCGGGTGCAGGTGGGCATCACCGTGGAGGAGGCGAGCGTGGAGATCACCGACGACGGCGTCGGCGTCCCGGAGATCGACGGCCGCCTGCCGGATCGGGGCTTCGGCCTGCGCAGCATGGCGGAGCGGGCGCGCGCCGCCGGCGGCACCCTGACCGTGGAGCGGCGGCCCGAGGGCGGCACCCGCGTGCTCGCCCGGCTGCCGCGGCTGAGCTGCCGTGTCGATTGATCCCGCAGGTCCGGCAGCGGCGCGGCCGCGGCTGCGGGTGGTGCTCGCCGACGACCACGACGTGGTCCGGCGCGGGCTCGCGATGGTGCTCGAGGCGGAGTCGGAGTTCCAGGTCATCGGCGAGGCGCGCAACGGCCAGGAGGCGATCGAGGCGGCGGTGCGGCTGCGTCCCGACCTGGTCCTGCTCGACGTGAAGATGCCGGTCCTCGACGGTGTCCAGGCGGCCAAGCTGATCAAGCAGGAGGCGCCGGAGGTGCGCATCCTGATGCTCACCGGGATCACCGCCTCGCCGGCGACGCTGGCGATGTTCCAGGGCGCCGCCGACGGCTACATCCTCAAGGACGCCACCCCCGGCGAGCTGCTCGACGCGGTGCGCACCGTGGCCGC
This genomic interval from Candidatus Dormiibacterota bacterium contains the following:
- a CDS encoding ATP-binding protein encodes the protein MIDVRPHTRPAAVSSPAVAGTGSHLTWALVWWRWLACAVAAAVWSVRGSGHDGARGVALVGTAVLATAVVTVAGRHGWEAVRRHPSLLVPDLLLAALLIALGGVDSFLLYALAPVLAGAILLPRGLGLAVSPAALLVACTALTLAGLRPPGGPEPGALTWAVAAGAVLACLVLAEAVRAADRAAEDAACEAALRSALEHRNAELLQRNRELQAFEEIASTMQTTMDVTEVQERVVVGVTELLGYPRAVLGLCDPTETRMTGWLAATGGRRTPGVGHLFDLDLGARDGVLTHALEQRAPSMVGTEDAESDADRRLMALFGPEPRSIVVVPVRCRGHLVGGLLVQAPTDGAALDAETSAILERLATQAGLALSNVRLCVERTQKLTQEQERMRIASDMHDGIAQALFGIVYQLDGCARQAGSESPMRRLLEELGQVAQDALEEVRHAIFDIWPAHLTETELLTELGSSVQSLAPGLTLRTAVPAGFGSLDIEVRKVIFRIAQEAVTNAAKHAEARHVRVQVGITVEEASVEITDDGVGVPEIDGRLPDRGFGLRSMAERARAAGGTLTVERRPEGGTRVLARLPRLSCRVD
- a CDS encoding ABC transporter permease; amino-acid sequence: MSHRDALMLAVRSLLRRPLRSALTVAAVTLGTGLLVALTAIAGTADSRIINELGRGGPASAIKVVAAEPDPSAPDTDQLRTGRPRDLDEAAVRAIRRAPDVASVEGVLQTPVEVIALPPLHGLRTGAGGSQRPTPFEDNLVGADLSRPRDLPVTVLAGRLPATHSLTEVAVTLGYLDRLTLSVDHPEEALGTEIEFGAPQVETGSTVRLRGRWFRARVVGVVAQQVGDGDFLVPLDQTRLARTWELGGGQDPDGNRLPTSPYSGLIVVASNLDQVHTVRASITVLGYATSAPEHLVASVLKYLHVVDIVLGGIGTIALVIAVLGIANALFAAVRERQREIGVLKAIGARDRDVLRWFELEALLVGAAGGVLGGALGLGVAAVVGGVVNGYLVAQGLDGIDLGSIPWGLGLFGVAGSMVLAVLAGALPALRAARLPARDAVGSL
- a CDS encoding response regulator transcription factor, with the translated sequence MSIDPAGPAAARPRLRVVLADDHDVVRRGLAMVLEAESEFQVIGEARNGQEAIEAAVRLRPDLVLLDVKMPVLDGVQAAKLIKQEAPEVRILMLTGITASPATLAMFQGAADGYILKDATPGELLDAVRTVAAGKPYLQGSIIRRLFGAVPLEAEQNEETIIATPLTPREVDILRLMATSHTNREIATQLFVSEETVRTHVKHILRKLAQPDRTQAVIAAVRAGLLDIG
- a CDS encoding SGNH/GDSL hydrolase family protein, whose amino-acid sequence is MSRRAIAALLGAVSLLLAGCSPGPTVRTAGVALPGAGDGPTLVDVAVGASETVGAGTQDRLRSAWPQLLYLTALQRGAVFYNFGIPGATVAQALAAELPPALAARPDLVTVWLNVNDLLAAVPVAQYESRLTRLVHALRRSGATRVLVANTPWLDRLPAYLACLPDAPVTAAPCGLTGMSAPPPAALDALVDEYNAAIARVVVREGAELVDLHAFGEVPELHPEYVSEDGFHPSESGHAAIAAAFAAVLRRSRGT
- a CDS encoding ABC transporter ATP-binding protein, which produces MPPSDLPGAEAGRPRLIDPHPPGGAAVRIRGLEHEYGRGGRRLQVLRGVDLDIEAGDHIALTGPSGAGKSTLLSLVGGLERPQRGELRVDGQELSRLRGDALSGYRRRTVGFVFQHFGLVQVLTARENLELALSLSGVPRAMRTARAEALLGQVGLGDRADHRPAQLSGGEQQRVAIARALAHRPRLLLADEPTGNLDEDASALVLDLIDRLRAESGCTLVVVTHNPAVAARAPRRARLAAGRVRA
- a CDS encoding LysR family transcriptional regulator, translated to MNITLTQLRAFCAVAETRNFRTAAERLHLSQSGVSVQVAGLERGLRLALLDRRPPGWRLTRAGEVVLERARAIVEQGALLEREAAAIRSGVRGQFRLGATLSIADHSLSLMLSDYLRDHPEVRVSVRVQNTREIEHAVLAGELDVALVEGSLSTGGHLVETPYQRDQMVVVCAHDHPFAERCHITREELLEAPLIAREPGSGSRALVEERLGVSLAELNLRIELSSVRAIVTAVAAGMGVALLSSTSVAEAVAEGEVAAVDVDGVDLSRFFRMVHVEGGPRNDAARAFATHVRAIAAVGAPRAAAG